The DNA window GATCCATGGCGGATGACCGCGAGGAAAGTCTTGAGAAGCGCCGTGCGCAGCTTGGAGCGGAACTCGCCACCAAGCGCGTCGAGGCGAAAGTGGAAGAGGCGAGCGAAGCCCGCGCCGAGGAAAGCCGCAAAGGCTATGCCCAGGCGATGAAGCTTTCGAGCGAGTTCATTTCCGCAATCGTCGTCGGTGCCGTCCTTGGCTACGTCCTCGACCGTTTTGTCGGTACGGCGCCTTGGGGTTTGATTGTTCTTCTGCTTCTCGGATTTTGTGCCGGCGTTCTAAACGTGCTGCGTTCTGCGGGAAAGGTGTCTCAGCCCCTGGACCGCAAGGACGGCAACAAGTAAGGACCGGTTCCCGGTCCAGTGCAATGACCCCGCGTCCTGCGGGCTAAAGAGAGAGAACCTGCGGTGTCTAACGATCCGACTCATCAGTTCCTGATCCAGAAGATTGTGCCGATCGAAATCGGCGGGATTGATTTCTCGTTCACCAATGCCTCGCTCTTCATGGCCGCTTCGGCCGCCGTTGCCGCCGGCTTCCTCTATTTCTCGACCTCGAACCGCGCCATCGTGCCGGGTCGTTCGCAGTCGGTCGCGGAAATGTCATATGAATTCATCGCCGGCATGCTGAAGGAAGGCGCGGGCAAGCAGGGAATGAAGTTCTTCCCGCTGGTCTTCTCGCTCTTCATGTTCGTCCTGACGGCGAACCTGCTTGGCATGTTCCCGTATTTCTTCACGGTGACGAGCCAGATCATCGTCACGTTCGCCCTTGCCCTGCTCGTCATCGGCACGGTTCTCGTCTATGGCTTCTATAAGCACGGCTTCCACTTCCTGAATGTCTTCGTGCCCTCAGGCGTGCCGGGCGTTCTGCTGCCGCTGGTCGTCGCGATCGAAATCATTTCCTTCCTGTCCCGTCCGATTTCGCTCTCTGTTCGTCTTTTCGCGAACATGCTGGCTGGTCACATCACGCTGAAGGTGTTCGCAGGCTTCGTCGCCTCGCTTGGAGCCCTCGGTGCCGTCGGTGTGGGCGGAGCCATTCTTCCTCTCATCATGACCGTCGCCCTGACCGGTCTCGAGTTCCTCGTCGCCTTCCTCCAGGCTTACGTCTTTGCGGTGCTGACTTGCATGTACCTCAATGACGCGATCCATCCGGGCGGGCACTAAGGATAACGACATCGACGTCAAAGGGCGTCAGTCATTCGCCGCAACAACCATTTCAAAGGAGTTCAACATGGAAGCGGAAGCAGCAAAGTTCATCGGTGCAGGTCTGGCTTGCTTTGGTATGGCCGGTACGGCTCTCGGCCTCGGCAATATCTTCGGCAACTACCTCTCCGGCGCTCTGCGCAATCCGTCTGCCGCTGACAGCCAGTTCGGCCGTCTGGTATTCGGCTTCGCCGTTACGGAAGCTCTGGGCATCTTCTCGCTGCTCGTCGCTCTCCTCCTCCTCTTCGCCGTCTGATATCGGCGGATAGATGGATCACGGCCTGCGCCCGCAAGCCGTGATCCTTTGCATTTGCAGTACACCTGGAGGTGAGCATGTTTTTTGTGACCCCGGCTTACGCTGAGGAAGCACCGGCGGCAGCGACCGGCACGGATGCGCATGCCGCTCCGGCCGCAGGCGAGGTCCATACCGAGACCGGCGTAGCCGAAGGCGAACACGCCCGTGGCCCGTTCCCGCCTTTCGATTCGACGACCTACGCATCCCAGCTGCTCTGGCTGGTTATTACGTTCGGCGTCTTCTACCTCCTTATGCAAAAGGTCATCGCGCCGCGCATCGGGGCCATCCTCGATCAGCGCCACACGCGCATCTCCCAGGACCTGGAAGAGGCGGGCCGCCTGAAGGCGGAAGCTGACGCTGCCGTCGAGACCTATGAAGGCGAATTGGCCGCCGCCCGCGCCAAATCCCACGCGATCGGCTCCGCCGCCCGTGACGCCGCCAAGGCCAAGGCCGAAGAAGATCGTCGCGCTGTTGAGACGAGCCTTTCGGAAAA is part of the Rhizobium bangladeshense genome and encodes:
- a CDS encoding F0F1 ATP synthase subunit C; the protein is MEAEAAKFIGAGLACFGMAGTALGLGNIFGNYLSGALRNPSAADSQFGRLVFGFAVTEALGIFSLLVALLLLFAV
- a CDS encoding F0F1 ATP synthase subunit B, which encodes MFFVTPAYAEEAPAAATGTDAHAAPAAGEVHTETGVAEGEHARGPFPPFDSTTYASQLLWLVITFGVFYLLMQKVIAPRIGAILDQRHTRISQDLEEAGRLKAEADAAVETYEGELAAARAKSHAIGSAARDAAKAKAEEDRRAVETSLSEKIKAAEARIAEIKAKAFADVGTIAEETAAAVVEQLIGSTAAQADVAAAVAAAKKEA
- a CDS encoding AtpZ/AtpI family protein, which translates into the protein MADDREESLEKRRAQLGAELATKRVEAKVEEASEARAEESRKGYAQAMKLSSEFISAIVVGAVLGYVLDRFVGTAPWGLIVLLLLGFCAGVLNVLRSAGKVSQPLDRKDGNK
- a CDS encoding F0F1 ATP synthase subunit A, which produces MSNDPTHQFLIQKIVPIEIGGIDFSFTNASLFMAASAAVAAGFLYFSTSNRAIVPGRSQSVAEMSYEFIAGMLKEGAGKQGMKFFPLVFSLFMFVLTANLLGMFPYFFTVTSQIIVTFALALLVIGTVLVYGFYKHGFHFLNVFVPSGVPGVLLPLVVAIEIISFLSRPISLSVRLFANMLAGHITLKVFAGFVASLGALGAVGVGGAILPLIMTVALTGLEFLVAFLQAYVFAVLTCMYLNDAIHPGGH